A genomic segment from Moorena sp. SIOASIH encodes:
- a CDS encoding amylo-alpha-1,6-glucosidase: MDLQIIERDGRRYLPTEQLSMTEWPRLTTNQPLPTLPLKVDDLFLITDTLGNISGNLENEGNSTTGLFCQDTRFLSRLELQIEGQLPIPLSSSAEEGFVLSVMCCNPRSPNLPPKTLGIQRQLALHGGLWEEIVITNYDTQPLSFSVSLSFDADFKDWFEVRGHQRPQRGTLLHLLPPDIDLETLLTLSEFNTNTINLAYQGLDNSLIESQIHFMHRLPDTYKGNTAVWDLYLTPGATETLAYRLELVTHKARITRAQIPTTLEQAKTANLLQNQEWYQQVTHISSDNETVNQVISRAIRDIFLLRQTINGCTVLCAGVPRFSTLFGRDSLIAASQTLILDPTIAKGTLEILAQYQGQEDNPSRDEQPGKILHELRVGELARCREIPHTPYYGTVDATPLWLMLYAEYYAWTNDTTTRDKLWPHALAAMDWIDSQSQQNGYLCYQRQSKKGLRNQGWKDSGDSMVTRDGSLATGAIALCEVQAYVYGAKVRLSHLARIKQRIDLAERWENQAKELKQRFNQDFWLDDLDFCALALDGEGKLVDSITSNPGHCLSLGIFTPEKAASVAKRLLAPDMFNGWGIRTLSNQSAAYNPISYHVGSVWPHENSLIAVGLRTLNQVDQALEIAKGMIDMTVEQPYYRPPELFSGYQRTPNSSPVKYPGACPLQAWATGSIFQLLQMMVNLRAVAPGKNLRIFRPTLPNFINQLLVRNLRIGSTVLDLQLERADTTTTCKVVKNSGNLTVVIES; this comes from the coding sequence ATGGATTTACAGATTATCGAACGAGATGGTAGACGATACCTTCCTACCGAGCAGTTGTCGATGACCGAATGGCCTCGGCTCACCACAAACCAACCTCTACCAACCCTTCCTCTCAAAGTAGATGACCTGTTTTTAATCACAGATACCCTAGGGAATATTTCGGGGAACTTAGAAAACGAAGGTAATAGCACAACCGGGTTATTTTGTCAAGATACCCGCTTTCTCTCTCGCTTAGAGTTACAAATTGAAGGGCAACTCCCCATTCCTCTTAGTAGCAGTGCTGAGGAAGGATTTGTCCTATCGGTCATGTGTTGCAATCCCCGTTCACCTAATCTTCCCCCAAAAACCCTAGGCATTCAGCGGCAGCTAGCCCTCCATGGTGGCTTATGGGAAGAAATTGTAATCACCAATTACGACACTCAACCCCTTAGCTTCAGCGTCAGCCTCAGTTTTGATGCCGATTTTAAAGACTGGTTTGAAGTCCGAGGTCATCAGCGACCGCAGCGGGGAACTCTGCTGCATTTACTACCGCCTGATATCGATTTAGAGACGCTGTTAACCCTAAGTGAGTTCAACACTAATACCATCAACCTAGCTTACCAGGGACTCGATAACTCCCTGATTGAATCTCAGATCCACTTTATGCACCGTCTCCCGGACACCTACAAAGGGAACACAGCGGTTTGGGACTTGTACCTCACACCTGGTGCTACTGAAACCTTAGCCTATCGACTGGAACTGGTCACCCACAAAGCGCGAATCACTAGAGCTCAAATTCCAACCACCCTTGAACAAGCTAAGACCGCTAACTTACTCCAAAACCAGGAATGGTATCAACAGGTAACTCACATTAGCTCGGATAATGAAACCGTTAACCAAGTGATTTCTCGGGCAATACGAGACATCTTTTTACTAAGGCAGACTATTAATGGCTGCACAGTTCTTTGCGCAGGAGTACCTCGGTTTTCCACCTTGTTTGGCCGAGATTCCTTAATTGCTGCCTCACAAACCTTAATTCTTGACCCTACCATAGCCAAAGGTACTCTCGAAATTTTAGCCCAGTACCAAGGCCAAGAGGATAACCCATCGCGGGATGAGCAACCGGGTAAGATTTTGCATGAACTCCGGGTTGGGGAATTGGCTCGCTGTCGGGAAATTCCTCACACTCCCTACTACGGTACAGTTGATGCTACCCCACTGTGGCTGATGCTCTATGCCGAGTACTATGCTTGGACCAATGACACAACTACCCGAGACAAGCTCTGGCCCCATGCTTTGGCTGCCATGGATTGGATTGATAGTCAATCTCAGCAAAACGGCTATCTCTGTTATCAGCGCCAGTCCAAAAAGGGTTTGCGTAATCAAGGGTGGAAGGATTCCGGTGATTCCATGGTCACTCGTGATGGTAGCCTAGCAACGGGAGCGATCGCATTATGCGAAGTCCAAGCTTATGTCTATGGCGCTAAAGTTAGGCTAAGCCATCTGGCCAGGATCAAGCAGCGAATTGATTTAGCCGAGCGTTGGGAAAACCAAGCCAAGGAACTCAAGCAACGCTTCAACCAGGATTTTTGGCTAGACGACCTAGACTTCTGTGCCTTAGCACTAGATGGAGAAGGTAAACTCGTAGATAGCATAACCTCCAATCCTGGTCATTGCTTGTCTTTGGGTATTTTTACTCCAGAAAAAGCAGCTAGTGTAGCAAAGCGGCTGTTAGCACCAGATATGTTCAATGGTTGGGGGATTCGTACCCTTAGTAATCAATCCGCTGCTTACAACCCGATCAGCTATCACGTGGGATCAGTCTGGCCCCACGAAAATTCCTTGATTGCGGTAGGATTGCGTACGCTAAATCAAGTTGATCAAGCCTTAGAAATTGCCAAAGGCATGATTGACATGACAGTTGAGCAACCCTACTATCGTCCTCCAGAACTATTTTCTGGTTACCAGCGCACTCCCAACAGCTCTCCGGTCAAGTATCCAGGAGCCTGTCCTCTCCAAGCCTGGGCAACTGGCAGTATTTTCCAACTGCTGCAAATGATGGTGAATTTGCGCGCCGTAGCTCCAGGAAAAAATTTACGTATTTTCCGACCAACTTTACCAAATTTTATCAATCAACTCTTAGTTCGTAACTTGCGGATTGGCTCAACGGTGCTAGACTTGCAATTGGAACGAGCTGACACAACCACCACCTGTAAAGTGGTCAAAAATTCCGGTAACCTCACGGTTGTGATCGAAAGCTAA
- a CDS encoding sucrose synthase, which produces MSSLLRAVLQSNEKADLRQFISQLRSEQERYFLRNQILQAFDNYCTTHDKPAYFKRTSSIAELLNYTHEIILEEKNLWLLLRTRVASQEIYRLAADLTSFEPMPVEELLSLRDRWVKRYFPEKGGLLEIDVGPFYKNTPTIRDPRKIGNGLEFLNRYLSSQLFADSEQWLEELLKNLQAHHYDHTPLLLNNRIDSTTQLFEKVKQALTLVGELPAHTPYEKFRFELQVLGFEAGWGNTAGRVRETLELLERLMDAPDHAVLEAFISRIPLIFRVVLVSVHGWVGQEGVLGLPETAGQVAYVIDQASSLEQTIQNNIKLSGLDVLGVEPKVIVLTRLIPNCEGTQCNLRLEKIQGTSNGWILRVPFQEFNPNVTDNWISKFEIWPYLESFALDSEKALLEEFQGRPDLIIGNYSDGSLVAFLLARRLNAIHGSIAHTMEKPKYLFSDLYWKDFESQYNFSIQFTADLIAMNSADFILTSTYEELVGTPNSVGYYESYKSFSMPELYHVVNGIELFSPKFNVVPPGVNENIFFPYTQTSDRIDDDSERVKDLLLTKEDPEIVGYLNSPNQRPILSIAPLTSIKNLSGLVECFASSKELQEQCNLILITSHVRVEDATDPEEKGEIEKLYQLIEQYHLQGKIRWIGLRLTTPDIGESYRVIADLGGILVHPARFEAFGLTVLEAMISGLPTFATQFGGPSEIIQNGDNGFLINPTDLQGTAEKIQQFISKCEHTSDYWQKISQAGIKRVRDKYNWQLHTKQLLSLAKIYGFWSETSKESREALLRYLEALFYLIYKPRAAKLLAEHSSR; this is translated from the coding sequence ATGTCTAGTTTGTTACGAGCTGTTCTCCAAAGTAACGAGAAAGCTGATTTGCGTCAGTTTATCAGTCAACTGCGATCTGAACAAGAGCGGTACTTTCTAAGGAATCAGATTCTGCAAGCGTTTGATAATTACTGCACTACTCATGACAAGCCTGCTTACTTTAAAAGAACTTCCTCTATCGCCGAACTACTGAACTATACCCACGAAATTATTCTGGAAGAGAAAAACCTTTGGCTTCTCTTGCGGACAAGGGTTGCTTCTCAAGAAATCTATCGGCTGGCAGCGGATTTGACCAGTTTTGAACCAATGCCAGTGGAGGAGTTACTAAGCTTACGCGATCGCTGGGTTAAGCGCTACTTCCCAGAAAAAGGGGGTCTGCTAGAAATTGATGTTGGTCCGTTTTACAAAAATACTCCTACAATTCGTGACCCGAGAAAGATTGGCAATGGGCTGGAGTTTCTTAACCGTTACCTATCTAGCCAATTATTTGCTGACTCTGAGCAGTGGCTAGAGGAGCTGTTGAAAAACTTACAAGCGCACCACTACGACCACACACCATTACTGCTCAATAACCGGATTGACTCAACTACCCAACTCTTTGAAAAGGTTAAGCAAGCACTAACATTAGTGGGAGAGCTACCAGCTCACACCCCCTATGAAAAGTTTCGCTTCGAGCTTCAAGTTCTTGGTTTTGAAGCAGGTTGGGGTAACACTGCTGGTCGAGTGCGCGAAACCCTAGAACTGCTTGAGCGGTTAATGGACGCTCCTGATCATGCAGTACTCGAAGCCTTTATTTCTCGTATTCCCCTAATCTTTCGGGTTGTTCTGGTCTCCGTTCATGGCTGGGTTGGTCAAGAAGGAGTCTTGGGTCTTCCCGAAACCGCTGGTCAAGTGGCATACGTCATCGACCAAGCCAGTAGCCTGGAACAAACAATCCAAAACAATATTAAACTCTCAGGTCTTGACGTTCTGGGTGTCGAACCAAAGGTGATCGTTCTGACTCGCCTAATTCCCAACTGTGAAGGTACCCAGTGCAATCTACGCCTAGAAAAAATCCAAGGCACCAGCAACGGTTGGATTTTGCGGGTTCCTTTCCAGGAATTTAACCCAAACGTCACCGACAACTGGATTTCCAAATTTGAGATCTGGCCCTATCTCGAATCCTTTGCCTTAGATTCAGAAAAAGCCCTGCTAGAAGAATTCCAGGGTCGTCCAGACTTAATTATCGGAAACTATTCCGATGGGAGTTTAGTTGCGTTTCTGCTAGCTCGACGCCTAAACGCTATCCATGGCAGTATTGCTCACACCATGGAAAAGCCTAAATATCTGTTTAGTGACCTCTACTGGAAAGACTTTGAGTCCCAATACAACTTCTCCATACAATTCACCGCTGATTTAATTGCGATGAATTCAGCGGATTTCATTCTGACCAGTACCTATGAGGAGCTTGTGGGAACACCAAACAGTGTAGGCTACTACGAGTCTTACAAGTCTTTCAGTATGCCCGAACTGTATCATGTGGTGAATGGGATTGAGTTATTCAGCCCCAAATTTAATGTGGTACCACCAGGGGTCAACGAAAACATTTTCTTTCCCTACACCCAGACATCAGACCGGATTGACGACGACAGTGAACGGGTTAAAGACTTGCTGTTGACCAAGGAAGACCCCGAAATTGTCGGCTATCTCAACAGTCCTAACCAGCGCCCGATTCTCAGCATTGCGCCCCTAACCTCAATTAAGAATCTGAGTGGCTTAGTGGAATGCTTTGCCAGTTCAAAAGAACTTCAGGAACAGTGCAACCTAATTTTAATCACTAGCCATGTCAGGGTTGAGGACGCCACTGATCCAGAAGAGAAAGGGGAAATCGAGAAGCTATACCAGCTAATTGAGCAATACCATCTTCAAGGCAAAATTCGATGGATTGGACTACGTCTGACCACCCCCGATATCGGTGAATCCTACCGAGTGATTGCTGATTTGGGAGGAATTTTAGTCCATCCTGCTCGCTTTGAAGCCTTTGGTCTCACGGTTTTAGAAGCCATGATCTCCGGTTTACCAACATTTGCCACTCAATTTGGTGGACCATCAGAGATTATTCAAAACGGCGACAATGGGTTTCTCATTAACCCCACAGACTTGCAAGGGACTGCCGAAAAAATTCAGCAATTTATCTCGAAGTGCGAACACACCTCTGACTACTGGCAGAAAATTTCTCAAGCAGGTATTAAGCGAGTTCGGGATAAATACAATTGGCAGTTGCATACCAAGCAGCTGCTCTCACTCGCAAAAATTTACGGATTCTGGAGCGAAACCTCTAAAGAAAGCCGAGAAGCTTTGCTGCGCTACCTAGAAGCTTTGTTCTATCTGATTTACAAACCCAGAGCGGCAAAGTTACTAGCCGAGCATAGCTCGCGTTAA